Proteins encoded in a region of the Plasmodium falciparum 3D7 genome assembly, chromosome: 1 genome:
- a CDS encoding eukaryotic translation initiation factor 2-alpha kinase 2, putative — translation MLINKRKRRKAYIYNDGYEYINKKIKNKFIFICLIAVGGFSCVYKIKKKEKKEKKGKKKKEKYYYDQKQNCKDKFYALKKIKFHANPKNLKEQILLNLREIKYLNLLKKYTNIVYPHEYWIEIYKPFYKQKKIKSDKKKKNKKKIKKQKLSLFKDTIKIIKKRKKDKLKKKKKIEFFFKNIQYSSDTDDIKITFEDAHPEKVKNNNNIKDIKYIKKKVQKDYKKNNKKNDKNNVNKNNTYNNKYKVVINKIIGKKYIINKIKINRNKKIYIYRHMYGHIYGHMYGHMYDLFNINKNSYYTYNNNNNNNNNDKFKSLKGLKRNNLFINKNQTIPYPSSCYYYSSHTTNKFKSLNEKQFTYVSSFSSHMWCTASRRKTFSYNQKDNYQEIKKLNKYYNYKSSNFLDKQILNKQSMFYQNKINNKKNDHNVVLKTLQTFYDDTYIYNLENVDTQETKQYSNYNNIENVKNVKNVKNVENVKNVENVENIEDMKKKKKNKFVIYNNIYTMQNIKYTSYKSNVFFIDHDVNICNSYSLPNIFTCKTKNKHNAFFFPRHTKFNNRPSKNKKYRLSQRKYYINNYKNKGIKFKLKKIIRKMFQMKNKLRCVTGTYINNYKIGKTIVKNNKKNIKNNNNNKKNNNNNTNKKKYYFYNQHSPCIDIFKKTKRRKKKKKKKKKKKKITFINLLFNNQIKYQTKNCKNKINNIQSRECAHKILSCHHVFILLYYIYKNKTSISELLYEQYINNIKKNFLINKLINLYIPIYNYSEYSFNISFIYYILSNKKRKQFKPTNILSPQVYSYFYYSNVLFGSRYVHQKKKIHRNIHKSKLSNMYAHLSNLDLFLCYRNKHIYKYIKKRQALFNFFFYKRSYITHYEKYFTNKHFIKTQKSQLKHFTRRPTLKMSENNYSSKNYILKKCYMFKIKKKIVKNVNIRRNKNMCMYLSYVIHIIKSHNLCNKINKEFNKQLTNNVCKKKVARQIILDIFYNKTHPRHHIIKYTYNFYKKNICLSGCKKRIFLKIYCFHKGGYVFSRLYGREIKKKKKIERIRNIQVQKQMDYKSRPFINNKRSSKISKQIIYFSLNIILKNYIDYILRKRYFLCSYDHNLIERKWLMYYFTKVVSKYFLNPRKDNNNNNIMFNNNNIMFNNNNIMFHNNNIMFHNNNIMFHNNNIMFHNNNSMFNNNNIMFHNNNIMFHNNNIMFNNNNIMFHNNFIVNNYMDKYKNMFIKSCNDKSIPYQMLANLQNEYYLSKGNNNKMNITTTYLYMKIRKILNKYSKRNEEKKNILKGKYCYNNGNFALLSYINKKHKHNKRYHQIKEKNGNNKETKYKFNLYIRMEYCKSTLENYINTRENMNINRNYEIIQMIILGLYSIHNNNIMHRDLKPSNIFISDNNIVKIGDFGLASYDYTYPKNRKRKKRKRKSSNLSYEYNIRKTNILNLQKNNTPFNIDKYNNNIIRKKKEILFKNCCTKNNIPTKEINSNSSFQYFTKKKKKKKNVHDHHTLGIGTKIYAAPEQLIGNKYTKAVDMFSLGLIIVDLFTITKTNMERMKILCNARHRILPDLLIKNHPQVAKLCQNLLSLDYHLRWTSEELYKKKKNIYIY, via the coding sequence ATgctaataaataaaagaaaaagaagaaaagcaTACATATACAACGACggatatgaatatataaataaaaaaataaaaaacaaatttatatttatatgtttaatagCGGTTGGAGGGTTTTcatgtgtatataaaataaagaagaaagaaaaaaaagaaaaaaaaggaaaaaagaaaaaagagaaatacTATTATGATCAGAAACAAAATTGTAAGGACAAATTTTATgctttaaagaaaataaaatttcatGCAAAtccaaaaaatttaaaagaacaaattttattaaatttaagagaaatcaaatatttaaacctcttgaaaaaatatacaaatatcgTTTACCCACATGAATACTGGATAGAAATTTATAAACCTTTTTacaaacaaaagaaaattaaatcagataagaaaaaaaaaaataagaaaaaaataaagaaacaaAAGTTATCCTTATTTAAAGATACTATCAAAATTATtaagaagagaaaaaaagacaagttaaaaaaaaaaaaaaaaatcgaatttttttttaaaaacattcAATATTCTAGTGATACAGATGATATCAAAATTACCTTTGAAGATGCTCATCcagaaaaagtaaaaaataataataatataaaagatataaaatatataaaaaaaaaagtacaaaaagattataaaaagaataataaaaagaatgacaagaataatgtgaataagaataacacatataataacaaatacaAAGTTGTTATCAATAAAATTattggaaaaaaatatataataaataaaataaaaatcaataggaataaaaaaatatatatatatagacataTGTATGGACATATATATGGACATATGTATGGACATATGTATGATCTCTTTAATATAAACAAGaattcatattatacatataataataataataataataataacaatgataAATTCAAATCATTAAAAGggttaaaaagaaataatctttttataaataaaaatcaaaCTATTCCTTATCCTTCttcttgttattattattcatctCATACAACAAACAAATTTAAATCCTTAAACGAAAAACAGTTTACGTATGTAAGCTCCTTCTCTTCTCATATGTGGTGTACCGCCTCTCGAAGAAAAACTTTCTCGTACAATCAAAAGGATAATTAtcaggaaataaaaaaattaaataaatattataattacaagtcttcaaattttttagataaacaaatattaaataaacaaTCGATGTTTTATCAAAACAAAattaacaacaaaaaaaacgaTCACAACGTTGTATTAAAAACATTACAAACATTTTATgatgatacatatatatataatttagaaAATGTAGACACCCAAGAAACAAAACAATATAGTaactataataatatagaaaatgtaaaaaatgtaaaaaatgtaaaaaatgtagaaaatgtaaaaaatgtagaaaatgtagaaaatatagaagatatgaagaaaaaaaaaaaaaacaaatttgttatatacaataatatatatactatgcaaaatataaaatatacatcaTACAAAtcaaatgtattttttatagatCACGATGTTAATATTTGTAATTCTTATAGCCTACCAAATATTTTTACttgtaaaacaaaaaataaacataatgcTTTCTTCTTTCCAAGACACACCAAATTTAATAACAGACCatcaaaaaataagaaatataggTTATcacaaagaaaatattacatcaataattataaaaataaaggaatCAAATTTAAGCTTAAGAAAATAATCAGGAAAATGTTTCAGATGAAAAATAAGTTACGATGTGTTACTGGTAcctatattaataattataaaattggTAAAAcaattgtaaaaaataataaaaaaaatataaaaaataataataataataagaagaacaataataataacacgaataagaagaaatattatttttacaatcAACATAGTCCTTGTATAGATATCTTTAAAAAGACCAAAAGaaggaagaagaagaaaaaaaaaaaaaaaaaaaaaaaaaaaattacatttattaaccttctttttaataatcaaattaaatatcaaacaaaaaattgtaaaaacaaaataaataatatacaatcaAGAGAATGTGctcataaaatattatcatgtcatcatgtttttattttactttattatatatataaaaataaaacatccATTtcagaattattatatgaacaatatataaataatataaaaaagaattttttgattaataaattaattaatttatatatacccatCTATAATTATTCagaatattcttttaatatatccttcatatattatatcttatcaaataaaaaaagaaaacaattcAAAccaacaaatatattatcaccacAAGTATACtcctatttttattactCCAACGTATTATTTGGTTCTCGTTATGttcatcaaaaaaaaaaaattcatagaAACATACACAAAAGCAAACTTAGTAATATGTATGCACATTTATCCAACTtggatttatttttatgttataggaataaacatatttacaaatatattaaaaaaagacaagctctttttaatttttttttttataaaagatcATATATTACtcattatgaaaaatattttaccaataaacattttataaagACACAGAAAAGTCAATTAAAACATTTCACTCGACGTCCTACTTTAAAAATGTCAGAAAATAATTACTCAtctaaaaattatattttaaaaaaatgttatatgtttaaaataaaaaaaaaaattgtcaaaaatgtaaacataagaagaaataaaaatatgtgcaTGTATTTATCTTAtgtaatacatattattaaaagtCATAACTTatgtaacaaaataaataaggaaTTTAATAAACAACTTACAAATAatgtatgtaaaaaaaaggTAGCTAGACAAATAATtcttgatatattttataataagacACATCCAAGGCACCACATAattaaatacacatataatttttataagaaaaatatatgtttatcaGGTTGTAAGAAGcgaatttttttaaaaatatactgTTTTCATAAAGGTGGTTATGTTTTTTCAAGATTGTATGGaagagaaattaaaaaaaaaaaaaaaattgaaagaataagaaatatacagGTTCAAAAACAAATGGATTATAAATCTCGACCATTCATAAATAACAAAAGATCTTCAAAAATTTCAAAAcaaatcatatatttttcattaaatataattttgaaaaattatatagattatatattaaggaaaagatattttttatgttcataTGATCATAATTTAATTGAAAGAAAATGGTTAATGTATTATTTCACAAAAGTTGTAtccaaatattttttaaatccaagaaaggataataataataataatatcatgtttaataataataatatcatgtttaataataataatatcatgtttcataataataatatcatgtttcataataataatatcatgtttcataataataatatcatgtttcataataataatagcatgtttaataataataatatcatgtttcataataataatatcatgtttcataataataatatcatgtttaataataataatatcatgtttcataataattttattgttaataattatatggacAAGTACAAAAATATGTTCATAAAATCATGTAATGATAAAAGCATTCCCTACCAAATGCTTGCGAATTtacaaaatgaatattatttatcaaaaggtaataataataaaatgaatataacaaccacttatttatatatgaaaataaggaagatattaaataaatattctaaaagaaatgaagaaaaaaaaaatattttgaaagGTAAATATTGTTACAACAATGGAAACTTTGCtctattatcatatataaataagaaacataaacataataaaagataTCACCAGATTAAAGAAAAGAatggaaataataaagagacaaaatataaatttaacttatatataagaatggAATATTGTAAAAGTACActagaaaattatattaacacaagggaaaatatgaatattaatagaaattacgaaataatacaaatgataatattaggTTTATACTCTATTCacaataataacattatGCATAGAGATTTGAAACCTtcgaatatttttatttccgaTAACAATATTGTTAAGATAGGGGACTTTGGGTTAGCATCATATGATTATACTTATccaaaaaatagaaaaagaaaaaagagaaaaagaaaatcaaGTAACTTgtcatatgaatataatatacgaaaaactaatatattaaatttgcaaaaaaataatactcctttcaatatagataaatataataacaatattataaggaaaaaaaaagaaatcttatttaaaaattgctgtactaaaaataatatacccACAAAAGAAATTAACAGTAATTCCTCATTTcaatattttacaaaaaaaaaaaaaaaaaaaaaaaatgttcatGATCATCATACTTTAGGAATaggaacaaaaatatatgcaGCTCCAGAACAATTAAtaggaaataaatatacaaaagcAGTTGATATGTTTTCACTCGGTTTAATTATAGTAGATTTATTTACTAtaacaaaaacaaatatgGAAAGAATGAAAATCTTATGTAATGCTAGACATAGGATTTTACCTGACTTGTTAATAAAAAACCATCCTCAGGTAGCCAAATTGTGTCAAAATTTATTATCGCTAGATTATCATTTAAGATGGACATcagaagaattatataagaaaaaaaaaaatatatatatatattga
- a CDS encoding dolichyl-diphosphooligosaccharide--protein glycosyltransferase subunit OST3/OST6, putative encodes MRINVCFLNFFFFFFFFFVLFLNTNECFQQEEKLKKLKKLLNKKIKFDINEKHKNGYKNTRYSFIYIHELTLIDYVDYVLNKSSEYDCILFYINVESSNNVSKLDRKTLILLEIFNEVARQIIFNNFVLYNESEDVLLLNKEIRNEDIETKYVNNNNNNNNNIYETKDHNDKHKKNDFLLLKPVFFFYINFNKSHMNPIKHVHMIYNLPEFVYVHDKTFDNIDYQLIIDTKYMLEYYIKDIKKIDYNHTEINNKMLETYFKEFIYLHNKGNWNKINEKNPEEKEKVFITLLIIFLFLFLYLFVLILQKCNFLIFLCSYFLYFICLSGLFHCLINKSELYNTSKNLDSFFHKYIYRSTNSQYICEGFIFSFLILFITLLFFILLKFSSNIKEEDTSLLLHKSKKINILSLCILCVIFMSLKFIQDINLYKIYFSTYYFFPPLKFFRK; translated from the coding sequence ATGAGAATAAATGTAtgttttcttaattttttttttttttttttttttttttttgttttgtttttaaatacAAATGAATGTTTCCAACAAGAGgaaaagttaaaaaaattaaagaaattattaaataaaaagattaaatttgatattaatgaaaaacataaaaatggtTATAAAAACACAagatattcatttatatatattcatgaaTTAACCTTAATTGATTATGTAGATTATGTGTTGAATAAATCCTCAGAATATgattgtattttattttatataaatgtagaaAGTAGTAATAATGTTTCCAAGTTGGATAGAAAAActcttattttattagaaatattTAACGAAGTAGCACGACAGatcatatttaataattttgttttatataatgagaGTGaagatgtattattattaaacaaAGAAATAAGAAACGAAGATATAGAAACAAAGTATgtgaacaataataataataataataataatatatacgaAACTAAGGATCATAATGATaagcataaaaaaaatgattttttattattaaagcctgttttttttttttatataaattttaacaaATCACATATGAATCCCATAAAACATGTACACATGATTTATAATTTACCAGAATTTGTTTATGTACATGATAAGACTTTTGATAATATAGATTACCAGCTAATAATAGATACCAAATATATGttagaatattatataaaagatataaaaaaaattgattatAACCATACAGagataaataataagatgcttgaaacatattttaaagaatttATTTATCTACACAATAAAGGGAATTGGAACaaaattaatgaaaagaatccagaagaaaaagaaaaggtttttataacattattaataatttttctatttctatttttatacttatttgtattaatattacaGAAATGtaattttctaatttttttatgttcctattttttatactttaTTTGTTTAAGCGGATTATTTCATTGcttaattaataaatcagaattatataatacaagtAAAAATTTAGATTCTTTTttccataaatatatatatcgttCAACTAATTCACAGTATATATGTGAaggttttatattttcattccTTATTCTGTTTatcacattattattttttatattattaaaattttcaaGTAATATAAAAGAGGAGGATACATCTctattattacataaaagtaaaaaaataaatatcctTTCTTTGTGTATTTTATGTGTCATATTTATgtctttaaaatttatacaagatattaatttatataaaatttatttttcgacttattattttttcccacctcttaaattttttagaaagtga
- a CDS encoding double-strand break repair protein MRE11 has protein sequence MKSTQSNLNDEEKVMNNNEKIIKNSYGELLSGCIKNKSSDMNTGDVYPCNDKNTKIVSIKNVYNNLYKTSDSLFFNEENEENRMENCIIRNDGRDMENKFSLYINNAENKDDNNMNNNKNDNINDNINDNINDNINDNINDNINDNINDNINNNINDNINNNIYHNQNNNIYHNIYHNNIINDGVIINEHTSHGDRSSFLNNNKNYNISNYTNHGHNINLNEEKNEKVYMHRNENNEKIHYSNNKDYIEKGNEKSVSSKKGEETYTNNSYNIHLKNMDVKNNERDMCKTMVNNSNIKENKKYSNKTIQQEENTEHEYNIINEEEEEHIKLFKNMNLEEIKNVLSKNDASTLKILLCTDNHLGYKENNSIQKKDSFNSFEEILFIAKKLNVDMILNSGDLFHKNKVSEYTLFKSMYIIRKYCHINENDKEMQQDDNINNNIYPNDLNNDDKSVSKAISEDEFCNMYNVQVKEIKNYKYEYYKNEHTLNNRNNIFDDTNDCMSNKSFIQDKNENLYKDDEDNTNGVKLLQRNDEMNNSDHPGEYLNYRNGSNKHFYEYGKEDNNDINNNDVNNNDVNNNDDNNDDNNDDDNIAILNMLKKNKGKTTKKNNNNKKKRDNNNNNNNNNNNIFNSDNDDIIHHNRHDDDFLPNNYNEHDNYNDDFDFEEKQIKYYNKLKENNNEFFNKLKICSVNQKFKKLIPFYTIHGNHDYPYSYEYISPLDILNISNLINYIGKNNLNNIVVKPILLNKYKSKISIYAVGWMKDERLYRSFENNEVKFILPSDYKNRINILVLHQNRYIRNAYGNNTKNFIKESFIPKFIDLVIWGHEHFSKPYLEESILNSFYNIQLGSSVRTSICPNEYGDKFIGLLEIKNQRFRFLKINLETVRPFEMKDIKLADYELNFKSESVLKEFLHEQTHAILEKIKNNFSHEIKKYFFFKQLFHTKNKLETNTNKKHQTEYNNINICTKEINSHLNDYQDENLYKSLISISKEDINNFYNNLKNEDFYSSTFIHFAFADPYDTFDLLKIKKEVYEKPLLKIKVEYDDVNIINTQLFGSLFINSIANPSEFLSFYRKKIRQRDIYNNNDNNNDNINDNNNNNDHGKNNTNHDTYNNNYNNNRIDEDEGDKDLHNMEYINEYNKVFDILFDYCDIKNKLLILDENVIMDTIQNFILNTNSSFNFNTNVTSDFTSINSMVDKSFKNKVESIEKQMGNMSAENITDAYLTDVLKKIKNTS, from the coding sequence ATGAAAAGTACACAAAGTAATTTgaatgatgaagaaaaggttatgaataataatgagaagattattaaaaattcgTATGGAGAATTATTAAGTggatgtataaaaaataagagtAGTGATATGAACACAGGTGACGTATATCCTTGTAATGATAAAAACACAAAGATAGTATccataaaaaatgtatataataatttgtataaAACCAGTGATAGCTTGTTTTTTAacgaagaaaatgaagagaACAGGATGGAAAATTGTATCATAAGAAATGATGGAAGGGATATGGAAAATAAATTtagtttatatattaataatgctGAAAATaaggatgataataatatgaataataataaaaatgataatataaatgataatataaatgataatataaatgataatataaatgataatataaatgataatataaatgataatataaatgataatataaataataatataaatgataatataaataataatatttatcataatcaaaataataatatttatcataatatttatcataataatattattaatgatggtgttataataaatgaacataCTTCTCATGGTGATCGTTCATCCttcttaaataataataaaaattataatatttcgaATTACACAAACCATGggcataatataaatttaaatgaagaaaagaaTGAAAAAGTATACATGCATAGAAATGAAAATAACGAAAAAATTCATTATTCCAATAATAAGGATTATATCGAAAAGGGTAACGAAAAAAGTGTATCATCAAAAAAGGGAGAAGAAacttatacaaataattcttataatatacatttaaaaaatatggatgtaaaaaataatgaaaggGATATGTGTAAAACAATGGTGaataattcaaatattaaagaaaataagaaatattcgAATAAAACAATACAACAAGAAGAAAACACAGAACAtgaatataacataataaatgaagaagaagaagaacatataaaattatttaagaaCATGAAtttagaagaaataaaaaatgttcttAGTAAAAATGATGCAAgtacattaaaaatattattatgtacagATAACCATTTAggatataaagaaaataattcgatacaaaaaaaagatagctttaattcttttgaagaaattttatttatagccaaaaaattaaatgttgATATGATATTAAACAGTGGAgatttatttcataaaaataaagtttCTGAATATACTCTGTTTAAATCGATGTATATCATAAGAAAATATTGTCatattaatgaaaatgaCAAGGAAATGCAacaagatgataatataaataataatatatatcctaatgatttaaataatgatgataaatcTGTCAGCAAAGCTATTTCGGAAGATGAATTttgtaatatgtataatgtaCAAGtcaaagaaataaaaaattataagtacgaatattataaaaatgaacatactcttaataatagaaataatatatttgatgaCACAAATGATTGTATGTCTAACAAATCGTTTATCCAAGATAAGaatgaaaatttatataaagacGATGAGGATAATACTAATGGtgtaaaattattacaaaGGAATGATGAAATGAATAATTCGGATCATCCTGgggaatatttaaattatcgGAATGGTAGTAATAAgcatttttatgaatatggaaaggaagataataatgatattaataataatgatgttaataataatgatgttaataataatgatgataataatgatgataataatgatgatgataatattgcTATTTTAAATATGCTAAAGAAAAATAAGGGGAAAACAAccaagaaaaataataataataaaaaaaaaagagataataataataataataataataataataataacatttttaatagtgataatgatgatattataCATCACAATAGACATGATGATGATTTCCTTCCTAATAATTACAATGAacatgataattataatgatgatttcgattttgaagaaaaacaaataaaatattacaataaattaaaagaaaataataacgaATTCTTTAATAAACTAAAAATATGTTCAGTAAatcaaaaatttaaaaagttaATACCATTTTATACGATACATGGTAATCATGATTATCCATATAGTTATGAATACATATCGCCattagatatattaaatatatctaatttaataaattatataggtaagaataatttaaataatattgttgTGAAACctattcttttaaataaatataaaagtaaaatatctatatatgCAGTTGGATGGATGAAAGATGAAAGATTATATCGATCTTTTGAAAATAACGAAGTGAAATTTATTTTACCATCagattataaaaatagaataaatatattagtatTACATCAGAATAGATATATAAGAAATGCATATggaaataatacaaaaaattttataaaagaatcTTTTATACCTAAATTTATTGATTTAGTTATATGGGGACATGAACATTTTTCTAAACCTTATTTAGAAGAAAGTAttttaaattcattttataatatacaactAGGATCGTCTGTTAGAACATCTATATGTCCAAATGAATACGGAGATAAATTTATAGGattattagaaataaaaaatcaaagatttcgatttttaaaaattaatttagaAACAGTAAGACCTTTTGAAATGAAAGATATAAAACTAGCTGATTAtgaattaaattttaaatcAGAATCTGTTTTAAAAGAATTTCTACATGAACAAACACATGCAATTttggaaaaaattaaaaataatttctcTCATGAgatcaaaaaatattttttcttcaaacAATTATTTCAtactaaaaataaattagaaacaaatacaaataaaaaacatcaaactgaatataataatataaatatatgtacaaaagaaataaattcaCATTTAAATGATTACCAAgatgaaaatttatataaatctcTTATTTCCATATCtaaagaagatataaataatttttataataatttaaaaaatgaagattttTATTCTAGtacatttatacattttgCTTTTGCTGATCCATATGACACATTCGATttactaaaaataaaaaaggaggTTTATGAAAAACCATTGTTAAAAATTAAAGTAGAATATGATGATGTGAATATAATTAACACACAATTGTTTGGTtctctttttataaatagCATAGCAAATCCGTCTGAATTTTTATCTTTCtataggaaaaaaataagacaaagggatatatataataacaacgataataataatgataatattaatgataataataataataatgatcatgGTAAAAACAACACGAACCATGACAcatacaataataattataataataataggatAGATGAAGATGAAGGAGACAAAGATTTACATAatatggaatatataaatgaatataataaagtatTCGATATACTATTTGACTAttgtgatataaaaaataaattattaatattagatGAAAATGTTATTATGGATACAatacaaaattttatattaaatacaaattcatcctttaattttaatacaaATGTAACTTCTGATTTTACATCTATTAATTCAATGGTTGATAagtcttttaaaaataaagtagAATCCATTGAAAAACAGATGGGAAATATGTCTGCTGAAAATATAACGGATGCTTATCTCACagatgtattaaaaaaaattaaaaacacctcatag
- a CDS encoding proteasome subunit beta type-3, putative, whose amino-acid sequence MGSIYNYNGGCVLGMSGSNCVAIACDLRLGANTFTTVSTKFSKIFKMNNNVYVGLSGLATDIQTLYEILRYRVNLYEVRQDAEMDVECFANMLSSILYSNRFSPYFVNPIVVGFKLKHYVDEEGEKKVNYEPYLTAYDLIGAKCETRDFVVNGVTSEQLFGMCESLYVKDQDENGLFETISQCLLSALDRDCISGWGAEVLVLTPEKIIKKKLKARMD is encoded by the exons atg gggtctatatataattataatggtGGTTGCGTTTTAGGAATGAGTGGATCAAATTGTGTCGCGATAGCATGTGATTTGAGATTAGGAGCAAATACATTTACAACCGTTAGTACAAAATTTAGTAAGATTTTCAAgatgaataataatgtatatgtaGGATTAAGTGGATTAGCTACTGATATACAAAcgttatatgaaatattaagaTATCGTGTTAATTTATATGAAGTTAGGCAAGATGCAGAAATGGATGTTGAATGTTTTGCAAATATGTTATCGAGCATACTATATTCTAATAGATTCTCTCCTTATTTTGTTAATCCTATAGTTGTTGGATTTAAACTTAAACATTATGTAGATGAAGAAGGAGAAAAGAAAGTTAATTATGAACCTTATCTCACGGCATATGATTTAATTGGAGCCAAATGTGAAACTAGAGATTTTGTTGTGAACGGGGTAACATCTGAACAGCTTTTTGGAATGTGTGAATCGTTATATGTCAAGGATCAg gATGAAAATGGACTTTTTGAAACTATTTCCCAGTGTTTGTTAAGTGCTTTGGATAGAGATTGTATCTCCGGATGGGGAGCCGAAGTTTTAGTTTT aacccctgaaaaaattataaagaaaaagctTAAAGCAAGAATGGATTAA